TCCAGCTCTGCCATGTTCTGGTTCCCTCGTTAACTggttaaatagatattttatttgacATGTGTTCAATATAAGTTTGTTAGAATTAACTTTCTTAAAACATTACACTTTGACACAGTACTTTTCTGTCAACCACAGATATCCTACATGAGTGGTTCACAGGTATTTTGCTTAATGATCCACCATTACTTCTCCACATAACTGTTCCTTCATATGGACACTTCCCAACCCAGTTTCCACACATGTGAACGTACCCGGCTGCTACCATGCCAATTTCTGTCTTCTTTAAATGTGGCTTAAAATCCACTGTCTCATCAAAGCCTGTCACACTGGTCACTCCAAATTTATGATTCTATAAACAACTATACTAAAACTATAGTCCCAACACATAGATCTATTGATCACagtcatgaaatatatatcctaaaaGATTATTACTTCATAAGCATTTTAACTCTTGCTCAGTATGTGAGCCAGTCATCATCCCTAAATACCTGTTCCTTCTATCAGCAAAAGGAGCTTCTAAGAACCAGACACCATATTATAGACTGCATGAGTATTTACCTACAGATAACGGGAGATGTTTCTAATTACTGCAGCAACATATGGGAAAAAGATCAAAATGGATCACCACCTGATAAATTATGAGTTCTCACTGGTGACATAATTAGCTTAATAACATACCACTGATTCCATATTAAGCACctaagggatttttttaaaaaaggttttatgtaagaaataaaaaagcatctACCTACAGTAAAATGGCAAATCTCATGCTACATACCAACCTTATAATAATTAAGAGGCCACCACTTAAAATTATCAAGCTTGTGAACTAACACCTAATGTAAGTGTCATCAGCCAAGAAAGAACACTCAGAGAAATCTTGGGGTTGACCTCAAAACACATTGATCGTTGGTTAAGACTGTTTTAACTTGAATTATCAAAAACAGTTTAGGCACCACCAGAGTACAAACAAACCCCTTCACATTTCAGTATGGTGTGAATATGGTTTGTTCAAATTCATGCTGAAATTTAATCCCCTTTTTGAGGTATTAAGAGGTTGCAAACCAAGACTTCCTATGGTGTTCAAAGCTGGGACCTTTGAGAGctgattaggattagatgagatCACTAGGAGTTAGTCCCCATGATTGAATCCTGGTGGCTGTATCATAAGGAGGACAAAGAGATCTACACATGCAAGCTCCCTGTCTCCTGCCATGTGGTGCTCTGTACCACCTGGCGACTCAGCTAATAAGAAAGCCATCACCAAATGTGGCCCCTAGATCTTGTATCTCCAGAActacaagccaaaataaacctcttttgttTATAAAGTACCTGCCTCCGTATTTtcactatagtaacaaaaacaggctAAACCACACCTGTAGAATAATCCCGGGGGACAATGAAGGCTGAGAGCCACTACCACTACAGCGTCATCCTGCAGGCACAGCTTTTGTCAGAATTCACCCTTATCGTTGAACAATAATGTTGAAAAAGCAGGGCAGATATCATGAGGTAATTTTAGATGAGGAATGAGTTAGGTTGAACGATCCTTAACAAAGGGCAGAGTCAGAAAGGACAGAGGAAACAGCACTGCCTCCTCCTAAAGCCCACAGTGCTTTCTACCATCAGCACCTTATTAGACAGGTAGGGTGGCTCCATCAAAAAATGCACACGCATGCCAAAGCAACACGGTTTTCCCAAAAGTGGAGGTACAGGGCCTCAGTGAAACTCAAGACAATTTAAGGCAGTGTGAACAATGGGTTTAGGTGATACAAGTAAACAACATTAAATAACTCTAGATCACAGAGTGAGAAAATCAATTCCTCTTCAATTATCTACCAATCCTCATTATCAAAGAGAAGAAAGTCTGTTTGACTAGATTGTTTTTAACACGTGTCTCATACTTGCCAATCTTTTTAACAGTAAGAGAACAGACCTCAGGAACTGGTCAGCAATGATATTTTGGCCAGACCtaaaaatgttcatttcattGTCATTACCTTGAGATTTACTTTAAAGTTATGATCAATGATGAATTTATGGAAGTAATATAAagatacctttaaaaaataaatttaaactccAGTTTTGAGttaatttaatgaaaatacaCTAAGAATACAAGAGTGCAGCTGGTACACAGACATggcagaaaatggagaagatgaCATCAAATGACCAGACTTGGGAAGCAGAGACGACAGGACACTTCAGAGAGACCCACGCATCATCCAAGCCCTTTCAGTCAATCAGCCCCAGCCTTAGTGAAGTTCCAACCTCCCTGTCTTGTCCTCTTCATCCACAAAGTGAAAAATGATCTGAGTTTTCAAAGTCTTAATCACCTGCTTGCCAACAGCACTATTTGTCACATCTACATATTACCTATATCATTATCAATTTAACTTTCCtttgagtaaatttttaaaaattaaaatacattcctTGTATAGGATACCCTAGCATTAccaaaaatgaaatcagtatttttagtaattaaaatataattatcaaaacaaattttaaaaattaaaaaaatatatataattatcaatGTATGCTTCTTTGTGTACTaccacttaaaattatttcatataccTCAATAAGATACATTTCTCATTTATATGAGACAGAGCTTCCCATTTAGCCACTTGCAGCTGATGGGTGGCAGATATGGCAAGATATCTGTCCCCTCAATCATTGCAGTAGCCACACAGGCCTGGGATTGCTGCAGCCCCAAGGGTTGGTTACTTATGGCCATGGGCAGCCTTAACTGTTTACCCCAATAAgctgtatgtatgtgtacacacgtaggttttctttttcttttcttttctttttttttttttttttttttttttggggtggtgctggggatcaaacccagggccctgtgcatgcaaggcaagcactctaccaactgagctatatccccagtcacACGTAGATTTTCTATATGTTCCCAGACATATAGGTAGCACCTGTCTTGACTTTGAGATTTTATGATagagatatttttattctatgtttTATTTCAATTCTCTTCAGCATCAAGCCAAAAGACCCATAAAGGCAGTGTCAGAATATGCCCTCAGAAGTTCAGAAACATCCATTTCACTATCTAAAGGGGACCAACCACCATCACTGAAGAAATGATATCTCTGAATGACCAATATTATACTGATTCAATTACCATGAAAACAGTTTTAGCCTAAGTAATCACTTGGGATAATGGGATGATGGAAGAGTTTCAtctaaaaataagcattttctctaaatatCCACAAACATACAACCTTACTCACCAACCATTTTCATCTTTACGTTTGGAAAGCTTCTGCTCTTTATCCACAGAAACATTACAGGAAACACCTGgaaagagagaaagtaaaaacGCTTTATTAATGTATTTTGGGATTTTACAGAGGACTTCCAGAACAAAATAAGAGACCAAAGTCACACACACAAGGATGGTTCAAAACTCAATGTACAGGGGTCTTCAGGAAAAGATGGTGGGAGAGGAGTTATTTTATTCCCTTCCTTTGGAAATcattgacaaaataaataaagtcaaaggGAGGGGTTTCAATCAGTAGTGGAACTTGGAACAATGAGAATCTAAAATCACAGACTACAAAGAGCATCTGCCAGACAGAGTAAAATTGGGAGCAAAACCAAAGAAGTTGCTAAAAGCCAACAGATACACCTCCAGACTGCAAATGCAGAgctcatttttctaaaaataactgAAAGGGTCCTTAGTATCCCAGCTAAGTATCTTTTACTTCAACCATGACTTGGACGAGGCTCACAGCTAGACCACAGGAGCGGCAGAGGACGTTCCCAGAGAATTGGAGAAAAGACATCAGATGTAAGAAGGACAAAAGAGATTCTTAATTCCACCTGCTTCTACAGTCTGCCATAAGTCAGTACATCCCACTTCCACCTGCCCAACTGCTCAATGCAGAAGCTGGGGAGTCATCCTTAGATGATGCAGTTCTGGGGAGTACCCCCAGCCCTGGTCCTTGGTTCTCCACCTCCTCATCCTGCTCCCCTGTATCCACTGCACTGCTGTCATGTCAGCCCTACTTCACAAACCTTGCTCCAGGCCCCAAACCACCAGCACCGCCTGCTGCACTAACAGTACAGACCTGCAGTAGTGCTGACTGACCTACCCCATTTccactccttttcctccttcaatGCTTTCTTTTTGGAAGACGGGGGAAGACAGCTTATGATGATTAAGCAAACTCAGGAAGGGAAGGCCTATGAGAAGTTTTCCTATAATAATAAAGCATTAGAGTTATCCAAGTGTTCTCACAGGGGTAGGGAGGTGGGTATAAGTCAAATTATCTAAAGCCAAGATATttgtatatagtttttaaaatttaaaaactactgacataaaaaactaaattatgaaaacaatagcactttatatgtaaaattaatatggcaaaaaatagaaaagctataaaaacaagacaaataaaatgaaagacttaacatattatttcttaaaaggcaTATATAAGATAAACCCATATACCAAAAGTAAGGGCTCCTACTCTATCAAAATTCAACCTGAATATATGCCGTTCTAATCATATAGTACTGGAAACAACCTAAACCTCTATCAATAGCCAGATTGGGCAGATCAACAGCACTCTCATTAGAGAAATCACTGAAGTTGCACTTGGGTCTTACTCAAAACATATAGCACACATTAACTCACTCACTTCTCACCAATACCCATGTGAAAATTACCCCAGTTGtatagaagaggaaaggaaactgaggcacagagaggttaactaGCCTGCCCAAGGACACGCAGCTAATCAGCGGCAGACCAGAACCCAAGTACAGTCTAGAGCCTTCATCACCAAGCCATACAGCCCCTCAACAAGGATACACTAAGCAGCTGCTAAAACGAAGCGTATCATGTTCaaataacatggaaaaatattcagaatatacgTATGCGGCAAAAAAGAGAACTGTGCCCATTTAGTCTTAATGAGATGAATGTAATCTCAAGTCTTTTTGAAACTTTAACATTTGAATAAGTGCCTATGTGTATGGAGCGTATCTGGAAGTTTAAGTGAGAAATTAACAGCCCGCAGATTTCCGTGGGGAGCAATCCGTACTGGTCAGGCTACACCTCAAATGCTTGATCACTTGTTTCTGAATAATGCTCATCCAACCGCTGCTCTTCTGGGATGGGGACCTCATAAAAAGACCCATCACTCACGAACCCAACTGCTGGGGTTGAAGTGGCACCCCTTTCTCCCCAGAAAAGCCcccttcaccatggctgattttaggactgtcagcaagagcctctgcaaaagagtccaatgtaacttcctgttttcctgtcgccctgtttacttggccactggccgggaagataccagcactccaggtgctggacacccccttactagttttcacaaaGGTATCCAGTATAGTACCTTGTAGAAATGTGCagacaaggcctctggccttgagctgggcttcacagagatgtctacatttttaagataagttacaaatgggctccatggtaacagctggcagggggaggaaggagaggggagaagaagctctccccttctcaggtgttgtccttgaagggttaacttgcccagaacagtgaaagaaagagctgcttttatgtgaactcctgcagactgtgaacttctgagtcccttcccttacacgctgggtataaaactctgaaattcCCTGAagtcggggttcaggggattaattgattacagcaaaagctgtgccctctgaacctggctgcagccaaatgaaactgtttcctgctatcttcggtgccttgcctcctttgtccctacaacagagtgagcctcctcctccccttttcctGAGAAAGCTCAGGCGGGCCTCTCTGCTTTGCAAGCCTCCCTGCAGCGGAACCTCCCTCCCCCAGGACGCCCAGGTGTAGCACACCTGGGAACCAGGCCCCAGCCCCCCAGCGCGGCCCGCCCGCACTGACAGCGCAGCAGGATGCAGTTGGTGTCCTCCTGGCTGGTGACCCAGCTCAGCGAGTCGCCCAGCGGACGCCGGCAGCCGGAGCACAGGAACACCAGCGGGGGCTCCGCCGGGGCCGCCTCCTCGGGAAACCTGTCGGTGCTGGCCTCGGTCGCGTCTGTGCTCACGGAGTTCCACATGCTCGCCCACTTCTCCAGCAGCCGGTGGCGGCCCGAGTCCTCCGAGAGCCTCCTGCCCAACGGCGACGAGTCGTTCCTCTTATCCTTGAGGTCACCCGCGCAGCAAGTGGAGATACACCCTCTGTGACGACCCAATGACCAAGAGCCCGCCATAATCTACAAATAGCCCGCGCCCCAGAGCTCCAAGGGAAAAACGCGGCTGCGCCTGCGCGGGGCGGGGCAGGAAGGCGTCGCCGGGAGGGGCCGTGGCCCAGGGGCGGGGCCTAAGGAAGGCGACGCGAAGCCTCTAATGCGCATGCTCGCTGGCCGTCTGGGCCAGGCCGGCTAGTCCCTAGGCTTTGCGTTAGATCCTCCGTCCTAAAGAAATTAAAGCTGCTAAAATTGGCTGGATTATGAGCCTAAGAAGGGTAACTCACCCTTTACACGGAAAGGACAGCATCACTGAGAAAGCCACGGCGCCCCGTGAGGACATcaaccccccccccgcccccccccccccgcggcaGCTGCAGCGGATTCCCGCAGCCGCCCGGGCGGAGGATTTAGGGCGTGTAGGTGCTTCCTTTGGCCCAGCCCCTCGGCGAGATGCCTTGGTCCCCTGAACTTTAGCGTGCCTGAAAAGATTCCGGGTCCCACTCTCACAGACTCGGGGTCGGAGACCGAGAATTCGCGTCCCCAGCGGCTCCTAGGGGCTGTCAGCACGAGCGCTCCCACGACGGCACTGCCCTGTGTGCTCCTGAGGCCCCACTTCCTGCGAGGTGGGCAGGAGCCGCCTCATCACAAGCTCTTTTTGTGCCTTGTTATTTCTGGAACCAGATCTTAGAAGGGCCCTGGGTCCCTCGGACGAGGGCAGCTTGGAGAAGCTGGCTGGGGCGGGGAGGGGCCGGAGCGAACCGGGTGGAAAGCGAGGAAGTGCTCCGCTGTGCGGCTGGGGAAGCTGCGCGCCCTTGCAGGAGGCACAGACTTGCTCAGGTGCCCCAGAAAGCCAGCCTCTGACTTCAGAAGGCCCAGGTCTGGAGGGAAAGCTGGTGGGCACTGAGGGACCACACCATAGAGAGCGCATCTGGGAGGAAAGCTGCCCCCAAGGACTCGCATCTGCTCCCACTGAGCTTTGGGTATTCTTCTCAAGCCATTGCTCACTTTGCTCCATTAGCTAGAACTTACTTCCAACTTTAGGGGCCATTAGCAAAAAGCAAAAGCTTTGGAGTCGGAAGTCCTGGGTTGCCCTACCCTTGCCTCCAGGAGGTTGGGAGTAACCGTGTAGGAAACAGGTGGAAAGGCTATGGGTTAATGGGTCAGTACAGCACAGGGTTGTTAATGAGGATCGAGTGATAGAATATGTGCATAAGGTAGCCCTAGCACACCATGCCATTGTTAAGTAGCCTCCAACTGAAAGAAAATGCTTCAAATAATTTAGACCTTTTTTTTGTCCCCACCCTGGAATTCTCTTCCCTCCTGCTTATTTTTATAGAGCCAAACCTGACCTTCCTAGACTGCCGTCTTCACGCACAATGTCTCTGGTACAATATTGGCACATCCACATGAATTCTTTAAGTAAATGGATAGCAACTTGAGAATTCAAGGGATGAACTCTTTGGTTTCCTATTGTCGACAATTTCCCATATGGCATATCCCAGTAAAGCAACCCCTCTCCTGTATCCTCAGGGGATACTTTAAAACCTCAGTGGATGCTTGAAACCATAGATAGTAGCAACCCCGTGTTTTTTCCTGCACATACATACCCATGAGGAAGTGGAATTCATAGATTAGtcacctgaaagaaaataacaataaccaaAAATAGAACAATTTACTACAAAatataagtacataaaaatacactgtaatagattttttttaaaacttacaaattgtttggtactagaattttccatttaattttggACCAGGgatattatgatttggatataaggtgtgTCACCCAAAAAAACTCCTGTGTTGATGTAGGAATATTCGAAGGTGAAATGATTCGATTAAGAGGATGTAACCTAATCGTTTTGTTCAAGTttaaatggactgactgggtggcaACCATGGGGGGTTGGCTAGCAGAGGTGGGCCTCAAGGGTTCATGACCTGGAAGAGTTCATCTTTCCTGTGGCCCTTTCATCTtgctccctccttctctctgctttctggccaccatgagctcctacaccacacccttctgcatgatgctcttcctcctcttgggcccagagcaatgaaatcaaccaaccatggaccaaacctctgaaatcatgagccaagataaacttctcctctaagttgatcttgtcagatgttttggtcacagtggtagAAAACTAACACAAGGGACAAATGAAGCCAGTAAAAGAAAAACTGCAGAGAAGGGGGACTAATGAATGCCAAAGCAGGGCTGCATGGTGACTTTCAGGGACCCAACACATTTCTGCCTTGATGGGCCCTTTCCtccataaaaactaaataaaaattatacaattttgtACCTGTGTTactataaaatatagatatattaaaattatataggaAAACATTTTCCTTGACATAAAAGTTAacttttttctggttttaaatgaaattaagctTCTCATGGGGGAACCCTTAAAAGTATCACAGATCCTGGGCACTATGCCTAATGGAAGTATCATGGATCCCCTTGTGACTAATGGAAGTCAGTCCCAATGCAAAATAAATTCCTCTGTAGGCACATGTGTTTTTATGGtgtgatataaaataattaagaggTCTCGAAATCACTGGGGACAAAATGAAATGCTTGAGGATCGTGACCTTGGATTGGTTGGTGGTAGCATCTTTCTGAACCATCTTTCCTTCTAGTTACACAAGGAGGTAGGGCAATCACCACCAATCCCAGGAATCGGTTCCCAGAGATTTAAACCAATCTGTATAGCCCACCTCTCTTCCAGACTTAAGCCAATCAGCACAGGGTTAACAACTTCACCTAAGACGTTAAATCTTGTCCAATCAGAAGTCTCAAGGCTCTTATTCGGTGGTTGAGGGAAGAGATGCCCTCTTTGTTCTCTGGATTTGGCCAAGACTGCTCacactgaagccagaattaaaaggTAGGTATTCAGAATGGAGGCCAATTTGGGTCTGGGAAGTTGAAGAGGCTGATGTTAATGAAATgttaatgccttcagagcccttcctccacccttatcaagataacctgccccagctccaacctgttgctaaggtaacctttcccagggattgtccctccctaTAGGGAGTTATAAAAGTTGTTAATCAcaccccctccctgcccagaTCACGCCACTTTGGCCCCTATAGCCCATCTGGTTCTCACCTTTTGCCCATCCCATTGaacatctcctgggcctagtcatgtatgcaggaaggagagagaagagagcagCGGAACAAGGAAGCCTAGGACAGACAAAAAGGCAGAAGAAGgctctcacttcttgggataccaggataccagccatggcccccttctccctcccgggAAAAGTCTGTGTTTCCGCTTTTTAAATAAGCCCTGCTgtatatgct
This window of the Ictidomys tridecemlineatus isolate mIctTri1 chromosome 3, mIctTri1.hap1, whole genome shotgun sequence genome carries:
- the Mis18a gene encoding protein Mis18-alpha: MAGSWSLGRHRGCISTCCAGDLKDKRNDSSPLGRRLSEDSGRHRLLEKWASMWNSVSTDATEASTDRFPEEAAPAEPPLVFLCSGCRRPLGDSLSWVTSQEDTNCILLRCVSCNVSVDKEQKLSKRKDENGCILETLYCAGCSLHLGYVFRCTPKNLDYKRDLFCLSVEAIESYTLGSSEKQIMPEDKELFNLESRVEIEKSLKQMEDVLKALQTKLWEVESKLSFMSCKS